Proteins co-encoded in one Juglans regia cultivar Chandler chromosome 16, Walnut 2.0, whole genome shotgun sequence genomic window:
- the LOC109003222 gene encoding uncharacterized protein LOC109003222, producing MSDSDSKTLDPESTTPKTDDLENSASTKPLDPSIGGAEAIQKDLGQAEMENGEEGEEEGECGFCLFMKAGGCKESFIAWEQCIEEAEKMKEDIVEKCVEVTGALKKCMEAHADYYEPILRAEKMAEEEAIRELDIEKEKEREASSEGS from the coding sequence ATGTCCGATTCTGATTCTAAAACCCTAGACCCCGAATCGACAACCCCCAAAACCGACGACCTGGAAAACTCAGCTTCAACCAAGCCCCTCGATCCCTCAATCGGAGGTGCCGAAGCCATCCAAAAGGATTTGGGCCAAGCGGAGATGGAAAATGGGGAGGAAGGGGAAGAAGAGGGAGAGTGTGGGTTTTGCTTGTTCATGAAGGCGGGCGGTTGCAAGGAGAGTTTTATAGCGTGGGAGCAATGCATTGAGGAGGCTGAGAAGATGAAGGAGGACATTGTCGAAAAGTGCGTCGAGGTGACTGGGGCGTTGAAGAAGTGTATGGAGGCTCATGCCGACTACTACGAGCCAATACTCAGGGCCGAGAAAATGGCCGAGGAGGAGGCCATTAGGGAGTTGGACATTGAAaaggagaaggagagggaagCTTCTTCTGAGGGTTCGTAG
- the LOC118344821 gene encoding uncharacterized protein LOC118344821: MVLTWILNSISPSLANSLEYHTNPRDVWVDLQSRFSHGNNARLYLLKRELSSLQQNTTSIHEYYNHIKQIWDELSHLQNNTDLKDLQKQADDERVFQFLLGLNDSFAQLRTQILAMEPLPSITKVFSILFQEEQQRLLHIRPLPTESMAFAATNSSTARSHLRCTECGKTGHTRDRCWRIIGYPSGRDPRSKPRPSLLGKPPSGLAPVANQASFSADSSPVPGLTPELYQKLFDLLTSTPPSSNFVGNVTTSPSSFDSHHDWVVDSGARPTVDEADWSG, from the exons ATGGTCCTTACCTGGATTTTAAACTCCATCAGTCCATCTCTAGCCAACTCCCTTGAATATCACACCAATCCACGAGATGTTTGGGTTGACCTTCAATCTCGTTTCAGTCATGGCAATAATGCCCGTCTCTATCTCCTCAAACGTGAGCTTTCCTCTCTGCAACAAAACACCACCTCCATTCATGAGTATTACAACCATATCAAACAAATATGGGATGAATTAAGCCATCTTCAAAACAACACTGACCTCAAGGATTTACAAAAACAAGCCGATGACGAACGCGTCTTCCAGTTCCTTCTTGGTCTAAATGATTCTTTTGCCCAACTCAGAACCCAAATCCTAGCTATGGAACCCCTTCCTTCCATCACAaaagttttctctattttatttcaggAAGAGCAGCAGCGCCTTCTGCACATCCGCCCACTGCCGACGGAATCCATGGCCTTCGCAGCAACCAACTCCAGCACTGCCCGAAGCCATCTTCGCTGCACTGAATGTGGCAAAACGGGTCACACCCGTGACCGTTGCTGGAGAATAATCGGGTACCCATCTGGCCGTGACCCACGCTCCAAGCCGCGCCCCTCCTTACTCGGCAAACCACCTTCTGGCTTGGCTCCGGTCGCAAATCAAGCCTCCTTCTCCGCAGATTCCTCGCCGGTACCGGGATTGACGCCGGAGCTCTACCAAAAATTGTTCGACTTGCTCACATCGACACCCCCTTCCTCCAATTTCGTCGGTAATGTCACTACTTCTCCTTCCTCCTTTGACAGCCACCACGATTGGGTCGTGGACAGCGGCGCTA GACCCACAGTTGACGAGGCTGATTGGAGCGGGTGA